A single window of Bacteroides intestinalis DSM 17393 DNA harbors:
- a CDS encoding glycoside hydrolase family 16 protein: MKIVTRSLFLLFLLIPVGLSGQTEWQLVWSDEFNADGLPDTAVWSYDNGFARNEEAQWYQEGNAYCKDGKLIIEARKEEGRRNPWYEAGSNDWRKKREFIEYTSSCITTSGKKEFLYGRFEVRAKIPVSGGAWPAIWTLGSGMEWPSCGEIDIMEYYRIKGVPHILANAAWGTDRQWNAKWNSKAIPFTHFTDKDPAWADKFHIWRMDWDETAIKIYLDDELLNEIPLSETVNGTIGKGTNPFRKPQYLLLNLALGGINGGEIDDKGIPMRYEIDYVRVYQKQ; the protein is encoded by the coding sequence ATGAAAATAGTAACAAGAAGTCTGTTCCTGCTATTTTTGCTTATTCCGGTAGGGCTGTCCGGCCAAACGGAGTGGCAATTAGTGTGGAGTGATGAGTTCAACGCAGACGGTCTTCCGGATACGGCTGTGTGGAGTTATGATAATGGTTTTGCACGTAATGAAGAAGCCCAGTGGTATCAGGAAGGCAACGCTTACTGCAAAGATGGAAAGTTGATTATTGAAGCGCGAAAAGAGGAAGGGCGTAGAAATCCCTGGTATGAGGCCGGAAGTAACGATTGGCGGAAGAAGCGGGAGTTTATCGAGTACACTTCCTCGTGCATCACAACGTCCGGTAAAAAAGAATTTCTTTATGGCAGATTCGAGGTTCGCGCCAAGATTCCTGTGAGCGGAGGGGCATGGCCTGCTATCTGGACATTGGGCAGCGGTATGGAATGGCCTTCGTGTGGCGAAATCGACATCATGGAATATTATCGCATCAAAGGCGTACCGCATATTCTGGCAAATGCCGCTTGGGGAACTGACCGACAGTGGAATGCCAAATGGAATAGTAAAGCGATTCCTTTTACTCATTTTACAGATAAAGATCCGGCGTGGGCGGATAAGTTTCACATCTGGCGTATGGATTGGGATGAAACGGCCATTAAAATCTATCTGGATGATGAATTGCTGAATGAAATTCCTTTGAGCGAAACTGTGAATGGCACCATCGGAAAAGGGACGAACCCTTTCCGCAAGCCTCAATATCTTTTGTTGAACTTAGCTCTTGGTGGCATAAACGGTGGAGAGATTGATGATAAAGGAATCCCCATGCGCTATGAAATAGACTATGTACGGGTATATCAGAAGCAGTAG